ATCTGTGCGGGGATTTTCTATTTAATTTTACTTTTTGGCGGCAGGTTTCTTTTAAGAATCTTCTACCAGTCTTATCACGACAAGTTCATTCTCTTAAAATCTCACTTGATGACATATAGACCGCTAACGAGCCTTAACCTGACCTTATCTTTACCTGAATTGGGCATTCACCGAATCTAAATCAATCTCGCTTCTGTCCAAGAACTGCGAGAAAGGTTTTTCATGCCCGTTTTTGTTATCGTTTTTGCTCTACTACTTGGAATTACACCAAGTAGTAGTTGGGCTGCCCCTTCCTTAGCAAATGCACAACGTGAAGTGGATAGATTAAGAACTCTGGCTGCCGAGAAATTTGAGGCGGCGAATGAAGCAACAATTCGGATCAAGCAGCTAGAAAAGCAGACGGCTATTCTTGAGAATAAAGAATCGACCTTGCGGAAAGAGTTAAATCTAGCTGGATTGACCCTTTCACGTATTGCCGTCTCCAAATTCACTGACTCTGGAATGGGAGAAGGATTAGATCTCCTTTTTTCTTCAGACCCATCTAGGTACCTTTCAGATGTAGGCGTTTTAGATATGGTCTCTAGGAACTATGCAAAACAACTCCGAGAATTTGCTGTTAAAAAGCAAAACGTGGAAGCAACTCAGTTAGTTGTAGCTGATAAAACAACTCTGTTGCGCATTGAAAGATCCAGACTTAATCGTCAAGTAAGTGCGGCAAAGGAAGATTTGGCACTGGCTCAAAAGATCTTGAACAATCTAAAAAAAGAGGATAGAGAGAGATTGG
This DNA window, taken from Candidatus Planktophila vernalis, encodes the following:
- a CDS encoding C40 family peptidase, with translation MPVFVIVFALLLGITPSSSWAAPSLANAQREVDRLRTLAAEKFEAANEATIRIKQLEKQTAILENKESTLRKELNLAGLTLSRIAVSKFTDSGMGEGLDLLFSSDPSRYLSDVGVLDMVSRNYAKQLREFAVKKQNVEATQLVVADKTTLLRIERSRLNRQVSAAKEDLALAQKILNNLKKEDRERLAREEADRENRILSDSKKYAQSYKGDNTRGSIALKYALAQVGDVYVWAAAGPTRWDCSGLTMRSFQKAGVSLPHSSRIQIKYGKNISASSLKPGDLLFFGKPISHVSIYMGGGKMVQAPRPGKRVEVVNFTKVFGKKPFVGARRL